From a single Methylacidiphilum kamchatkense Kam1 genomic region:
- the tsf gene encoding translation elongation factor Ts, producing the protein MSNAISANLVKELREKTGAGIMDCKKALEASGGSLEEAEKWLRQQGMAKAKKKSERQTPEGVIASYIHAGDKIGVLVEVNCETDFVARTPAFKEFVKEIAIQIAAANPKFISKNDVPKAILDAEKNKIISTYKLENDENMDRIVQEKLEKFFIDNCLLEQPFVKDPSITINDLLCQRIAQIGENIVIRRFVRFQVGEELEESFPS; encoded by the coding sequence ATGAGCAATGCGATTTCTGCCAATTTAGTCAAAGAGCTTCGCGAAAAAACTGGAGCCGGTATTATGGATTGTAAAAAGGCTTTAGAAGCTTCAGGAGGGAGCCTAGAGGAGGCTGAAAAATGGCTCCGACAACAAGGGATGGCCAAAGCAAAGAAGAAATCTGAAAGACAGACCCCAGAGGGGGTAATTGCTTCCTATATTCATGCTGGCGATAAAATAGGAGTCTTAGTAGAAGTAAACTGTGAAACTGATTTTGTTGCTCGCACGCCAGCTTTCAAAGAATTTGTTAAAGAGATAGCTATTCAAATTGCGGCAGCCAATCCCAAGTTCATCTCCAAGAACGACGTCCCCAAAGCGATCCTAGATGCTGAGAAAAACAAGATTATCAGCACTTATAAACTTGAGAATGACGAAAATATGGATCGCATTGTCCAAGAAAAGCTGGAAAAGTTTTTTATTGATAACTGTCTGCTGGAGCAACCGTTCGTGAAGGATCCCAGCATCACTATTAATGATCTTCTCTGTCAGCGTATTGCTCAGATTGGAGAAAACATTGTCATCCGCCGTTTTGTTCGATTCCAGGTAGGCGAAGAATTAGAAGAGTCCTTCCCTAGTTAA